From a region of the Triticum aestivum cultivar Chinese Spring chromosome 7D, IWGSC CS RefSeq v2.1, whole genome shotgun sequence genome:
- the LOC123169294 gene encoding thylakoid lumenal 19 kDa protein, chloroplastic: MTMLASLFSPSPLLTTAASTSSSATSLPAPHAVRLPAPRPLTATLAAAAAAGLLLLTPAAPSHAEAEFKVYYGTAASAANYGGYGGNANKRDAAEYVYDVPEGWKERLVSKVEKGTNGTDSEFFNPRKRSEREYLTFLSGFRKLAPVGAVLDNLALSDVGLQDQISSADDVTSAERKDADGQVYYEYEVAGAGAHSLISVTCARNKLYAHFVTAPNPEWGRDEAVLRRLHQSFKTVDFSGQD, from the coding sequence ATGACCATGCTCGCTTCCCTCTtctccccctcccctctcctcaccaccgccgcctccacctcctcctctgccacCTCGCTGCCAGCGCCACACGCTGTGAGGCTCCCGGCTCCCAGGCCGCTCACCGCCACACTGGCCGCGGCAGCCGCGGCCGGCCTCCTCCTGCTAACCCCCGCAGCGCCGTCGCACGCGGAGGCGGAGTTCAAGGTGTACTACGGCACGGCGGCGAGCGCGGCCAACTACGGCGGGTACGGCGGCAACGCGAACAAGAGGGACGCGGCGGAGTACGTGTACGACGTGCCCGAGGGGTGGAAAGAGCGTCTGGTGTCAAAGGTGGAGAAGGGCACCAACGGCACGGACAGCGAGTTCTTCAACCCGCGCAAGCGCTCCGAGCGGGAGTACCTCACCTTCCTCTCCGGGTTCCGCAAGCTGGCCCCCGTCGGCGCCGTGCTCGACAACCTCGCCCTCTCCGACGTCGGGCTGCAGGACCAGATCTCGTCGGCGGACGACGTGACGTCGGCGGAGCGGAAGGACGCGGACGGGCAGGTGTACTACGAGTACGAGGTGGCCGGCGCCGGCGCGCACAGCCTCATCTCCGTGACGTGCGCCCGGAACAAGCTGTACGCGCACTTCGTCACGGCGCCCAACCCCGAGTGGGGGCGCGACGAGGCCGTCCTCCGCCGCCTGCACCAGTCCTTCAAGACCGTCGACTTCAGCGGCCAAGATTAA